A genomic segment from Candidatus Brocadia sinica JPN1 encodes:
- a CDS encoding Hsp20/alpha crystallin family protein, whose product MAKDLIKWSQLPSISSMQEEMNRMFDRFFRGGELTEFGMAGTWVPPIDLSETADKVTVKAEIPGMDPKEIDISIQGDTLIIKGEKKEEKEEKGKNYYRMERRYGSFSRSIDLPTSVDTNKIAAECKNGVLEITMQKKEEVKPKQISVKVG is encoded by the coding sequence ATGGCTAAGGATTTGATAAAGTGGTCGCAGTTGCCATCCATTTCTTCCATGCAGGAGGAAATGAATCGGATGTTTGACCGGTTTTTCAGAGGAGGAGAGTTAACTGAATTTGGCATGGCGGGTACGTGGGTACCACCTATTGATTTATCGGAAACGGCTGATAAAGTTACCGTGAAGGCAGAAATCCCTGGTATGGACCCGAAGGAAATTGACATTTCGATCCAGGGAGATACCCTCATTATTAAGGGTGAAAAGAAGGAAGAAAAAGAGGAAAAGGGAAAAAATTACTATCGCATGGAAAGACGCTATGGCAGTTTCTCACGTTCCATAGACCTCCCTACCTCTGTGGATACAAACAAAATAGCAGCAGAGTGCAAAAACGGTGTGCTCGAGATTACCATGCAAAAGAAAGAAGAAGTAAAACCAAAACAGATTTCGGTAAAGGTTGGTTAA
- a CDS encoding BTAD domain-containing putative transcriptional regulator gives MAKRSTTIAKINHPKIRDVCHRKRLFQRMDAGRDYPVTWVTGPPGSGKTTLVASYLDTCRVPFLWYQVDRGDADIATFFYYMGMAAKKAFPKKRKPLPVLTPEYLSDISSFTHRYFEELYGKLNPPFIIVFDNYQDAPDESDFHDVISAGLSTIPEGIHVIVVSRNEPLPAFSRLRANNGIHFIGWNELRLTLEESREIVRMKDRRSFTNESITDLHEKTDGWAAGLVLMVEIAKTKDIGRHILKELTPQEIFDYFANEVFKKTNKQTQTFLLKTAFLPRMTPHMAEKLTGANNSEQILSDLNKKHYFTTQYGYHVQSAYKQQGTSLQDSLPSGVRKKEEKPHHAILSYQYHPLFREFLLSRARNSFNPENLSQIQRYAAEILEASGMIEDAAVILRDDKDWNGLANLILNQAASMSAQGRNKTLEEWLLSFPRDMLENTPWLLYWLGVCRFLYNNPAESRTYFDKAFEQFRAQGDFTGVWLSWAYAVDTFFHEFDNFSPFDSYIQIFEELIQQRPVFPSPEIEFRIISCRFICMMLRQPDHSEIKLWAERVFALLQKCSDVNLCLQTGFYLSVHYVCMGDFIRAGILINLLRKRAQAETAIPLMRLLVKAAGVLYSLNTGSSGLCIQHVSEALAYAHETGVHIWDIHVLSTGVCAALNDGDMDTATRLLRKIEPGLAMARKIDVGFYHHISAMKEMLMGNLSLAAEHIQINVRILSEINAHFALTLGRITMSHVYAALGKYPEAVAQLALARQIGLWMKSKHIEYMCLLTEAYYALELGIEGVDELSNAETSRHLPFSPPYDKGKESEGDSQLPRSPFVEVDAVHGIEILRRAMALGREQNFIGCFIWRFDIMPRLCVKALEAGIEVAYVRHLIRKRNLIPDDPPIQCENWPWPIKIFTLGRFMILKEDKPIQFAGKVQHKPLEMLKAILSIGGGEAPEDQLVDALWPDAEGDTAHHAFEITLHRLRRLLDSDKAVIRHGGLVSLDKRYCWVDMVSFERMVEDIEDMRREMEKRGTGEAENGGTGEAIRSSLPHSVFPIPPFPHAPPISPTQSEMLRFAEKAMNLYKGSFLSPETRHAWAASVRERLRDKFRHLVISLGTHLEQTRQWENAAAHYRKAVEKDDLAEAFYQRLMVCYQQLGQGAQGVEVYHRLKSALSAAFGIEPSPLTESLYKSLCCDNT, from the coding sequence ATGGCAAAAAGAAGCACAACGATAGCCAAGATAAACCATCCGAAAATCAGGGATGTCTGCCACAGAAAAAGATTGTTTCAGCGGATGGATGCGGGGAGGGATTATCCCGTCACGTGGGTAACAGGCCCGCCGGGTTCGGGTAAAACCACACTGGTTGCAAGCTATCTTGATACCTGCAGGGTCCCCTTTCTGTGGTATCAGGTGGATAGGGGGGATGCGGATATTGCAACCTTCTTTTATTATATGGGTATGGCGGCAAAAAAGGCGTTTCCTAAAAAACGAAAGCCCCTTCCCGTATTAACCCCTGAATACCTTTCAGACATCTCCTCATTTACCCACCGATATTTTGAAGAACTCTACGGCAAATTAAACCCGCCATTTATCATTGTCTTTGATAACTATCAGGACGCGCCTGATGAATCGGATTTCCACGACGTTATCAGCGCCGGTTTATCCACAATTCCTGAAGGAATACATGTCATCGTAGTAAGCAGAAATGAGCCATTGCCAGCGTTCTCCCGTTTGAGGGCAAATAATGGGATACATTTCATAGGGTGGAATGAACTCAGGCTTACTCTTGAAGAATCCAGGGAAATTGTCCGGATGAAAGACCGGAGATCGTTCACCAATGAAAGTATTACCGATTTACATGAGAAGACGGATGGATGGGCTGCCGGACTGGTGCTCATGGTGGAGATCGCAAAGACAAAGGACATCGGGCGCCACATCCTGAAGGAACTTACCCCTCAGGAAATATTTGATTATTTTGCAAACGAGGTCTTTAAGAAGACGAATAAACAGACGCAGACATTTTTACTGAAAACAGCCTTCTTGCCCAGGATGACGCCGCACATGGCAGAAAAGCTCACCGGCGCCAACAATTCTGAACAGATACTCTCAGACCTGAATAAGAAACACTATTTTACCACACAGTACGGTTATCACGTACAAAGCGCCTACAAACAGCAAGGAACCTCATTGCAAGATTCTTTGCCTTCCGGTGTGAGGAAGAAAGAGGAAAAACCGCACCATGCCATCCTGTCGTATCAGTACCACCCCCTTTTCCGGGAATTTCTTCTTTCGAGGGCGAGGAATTCATTTAACCCCGAAAATCTTTCGCAGATACAACGATACGCCGCGGAGATATTGGAAGCATCCGGAATGATTGAAGATGCGGCTGTGATCCTCAGGGACGACAAAGACTGGAATGGCCTCGCAAACCTGATCCTTAATCAGGCAGCATCCATGTCGGCTCAGGGAAGAAACAAGACCCTTGAGGAATGGCTTCTCAGTTTTCCACGTGACATGCTGGAGAATACCCCCTGGCTTCTTTACTGGCTGGGCGTCTGTCGCTTTTTGTATAATAATCCTGCCGAAAGCCGTACGTATTTTGATAAGGCATTTGAGCAGTTTCGTGCTCAGGGGGACTTTACCGGAGTATGGTTATCCTGGGCATATGCAGTAGATACCTTTTTCCATGAATTTGATAATTTTTCCCCCTTCGATTCATACATTCAGATATTTGAAGAACTCATTCAGCAAAGGCCTGTATTTCCTTCACCCGAAATAGAATTTCGCATCATTTCCTGCAGGTTTATTTGTATGATGCTTAGGCAGCCGGATCACTCTGAAATTAAACTATGGGCGGAACGGGTATTCGCTCTCCTGCAAAAGTGTAGTGACGTGAACCTCTGTTTACAAACGGGATTTTATCTGTCAGTTCATTACGTGTGTATGGGCGATTTCATCCGTGCCGGTATTCTGATTAATCTTCTTCGCAAACGGGCACAGGCAGAAACGGCCATCCCCTTAATGCGGCTTTTGGTAAAAGCTGCCGGGGTGCTTTATTCATTGAACACCGGTTCCTCGGGCTTGTGTATTCAGCATGTTTCTGAAGCGTTAGCGTATGCCCATGAAACAGGTGTGCATATTTGGGATATCCATGTGTTGTCAACCGGGGTATGTGCTGCCCTCAATGATGGTGATATGGACACAGCCACACGATTGCTGCGAAAGATCGAACCGGGTCTGGCAATGGCACGAAAAATCGATGTCGGTTTCTATCATCACATCAGTGCCATGAAGGAGATGCTTATGGGCAATTTATCATTGGCCGCAGAACACATACAAATAAATGTGCGTATACTTTCTGAAATAAACGCTCATTTTGCTCTCACATTGGGCAGGATTACTATGTCCCACGTTTACGCCGCTTTGGGAAAATATCCTGAGGCGGTAGCTCAGCTTGCACTCGCCAGGCAAATTGGTCTTTGGATGAAGAGCAAACATATTGAGTATATGTGTCTCCTGACAGAGGCGTATTATGCCCTGGAGTTGGGAATTGAGGGGGTAGATGAATTGAGCAATGCAGAGACAAGCAGGCATTTGCCCTTTTCTCCCCCATACGATAAAGGTAAAGAATCTGAGGGGGATTCACAACTCCCCCGGTCCCCATTTGTTGAGGTGGACGCTGTGCACGGGATCGAGATACTTCGCAGGGCAATGGCGCTGGGGCGTGAACAGAACTTTATCGGTTGTTTTATCTGGCGTTTTGACATCATGCCCCGGCTGTGTGTAAAGGCATTAGAAGCAGGGATCGAGGTTGCGTACGTACGACACCTTATCCGCAAACGGAATCTGATCCCTGACGACCCTCCCATCCAATGTGAAAACTGGCCGTGGCCAATAAAGATATTTACCCTGGGCAGGTTCATGATTCTCAAAGAGGATAAACCAATACAATTTGCCGGGAAAGTCCAGCACAAACCGTTGGAAATGCTCAAGGCGATCCTGTCAATTGGAGGCGGTGAAGCGCCTGAAGATCAGTTGGTCGATGCCCTCTGGCCAGACGCAGAAGGCGATACGGCTCATCATGCCTTCGAAATTACCCTGCATCGCCTGAGACGCCTCCTGGACAGTGATAAAGCCGTTATCCGCCATGGAGGGCTGGTGTCATTGGATAAGAGATATTGCTGGGTGGATATGGTGTCATTTGAACGGATGGTTGAAGATATTGAAGATATGCGCAGGGAAATGGAGAAACGGGGAACCGGTGAAGCGGAGAATGGGGGAACCGGTGAGGCGATTCGGAGTAGTCTCCCCCATTCCGTTTTCCCGATTCCCCCTTTTCCCCACGCTCCCCCTATTTCCCCAACTCAGTCAGAGATGCTCCGGTTTGCGGAAAAGGCAATGAATTTATACAAAGGATCATTTCTTTCCCCGGAAACCCGGCACGCATGGGCGGCATCCGTACGGGAACGCTTGCGGGACAAATTCCGCCATCTTGTCATCTCACTGGGCACTCATCTGGAACAAACACGGCAATGGGAAAATGCGGCAGCACATTACCGGAAGGCTGTTGAAAAGGACGATCTTGCCGAGGCATTTTACCAGCGGCTCATGGTATGCTATCAACAGCTTGGTCAAGGCGCACAGGGAGTCGAAGTTTACCATCGCCTGAAGAGCGCTCTTTCTGCTGCATTTGGAATCGAACCATCCCCTTTAACAGAGTCCCTCTACAAGTCACTGTGTTGTGATAATACGTAG
- a CDS encoding cytochrome c, which produces MKKTGLMRITACCLFVVAAVGMSDVWKDNIVLAKEGIESKHSAESTPTRSLMRVISSHTSRILEAIMDGDHDAVIKESYAVAESSQAIMKNFFPEGGQVGEWFKETGKDPKNAEDVQTVKKEFEKYMKTVADAAKNVAETSKKHNIVETYKSLDAMLKNACFTCHETARPKWPEWPEWMKITGG; this is translated from the coding sequence ATGAAAAAAACCGGTCTAATGCGTATTACTGCGTGTTGCTTGTTTGTTGTTGCTGCGGTAGGTATGTCAGATGTATGGAAGGATAATATAGTTCTTGCGAAAGAAGGTATAGAGTCCAAGCATAGTGCAGAATCTACACCTACCCGTTCATTGATGCGGGTAATCAGTTCCCATACGTCCAGGATCCTTGAGGCCATAATGGACGGTGATCATGATGCTGTAATTAAGGAGTCATATGCCGTTGCAGAGAGTAGCCAGGCCATAATGAAAAATTTCTTTCCCGAGGGTGGACAAGTTGGAGAGTGGTTCAAAGAGACGGGTAAGGATCCAAAAAACGCCGAGGATGTACAGACGGTAAAAAAGGAATTTGAAAAATATATGAAAACTGTTGCTGATGCTGCAAAGAATGTTGCCGAAACCTCAAAAAAGCACAATATTGTAGAAACGTATAAAAGCCTTGATGCAATGTTGAAAAATGCATGTTTTACCTGCCATGAGACTGCCCGGCCAAAATGGCCAGAATGGCCGGAATGGATGAAGATAACCGGGGGTTAA
- a CDS encoding DUF1858 domain-containing protein yields the protein MEINRNTIIKDLIESHPETLAVFKKYNLVIAGGVRGPNEPIAFFAKAHEVDYDTLVKELNEAIEKGGGEHVEIPKLEEDKIYEKFVKTAIVLTLTVGVTFGAIILSYIAIKLNFNSIYYALIQAHGHAQLFGWVGLCVMGFALYIVPRVKNAELKHRNLANLCYGLIITGISLRTILQPIPFHAIRFLLPISAICEIISICLFAFIIFSTIFSSKEKIGIFDKFFKAGIIWFLISMFINFGMIWYIYKHAIYEIPKAVFSPFVHLYLFGFVFMFIFAINIRTVFAFLDIKPVREKAVNLTFWVMNISVPIYFVTHMFANKSIVALRLSQFIVFPMAFAIITFIYGLRIFERSTKELHDVVMDRSYAKTIRTAYIWLIVTTVILLIIPFLGHGSELQRRFHGSLNHAVTVGFITMMIIGYASKMIPTFKGIDMYSLKLSNITFILLNTGCFLRVFSQILVGTSGGNPIFYATMGTSGWFELAALGVFGYNLWKTMNTTQETKPSVSKKLTEITKDTKVFDVVDQYPETLQIFLDFGFSQMANPVMRNTMGRVASIEMATKMHNVDIDKFLSALNDKIASKK from the coding sequence ATGGAAATAAACAGAAATACGATAATTAAAGACCTCATTGAGTCTCATCCGGAGACACTCGCTGTATTCAAAAAGTATAACCTTGTCATAGCGGGCGGGGTTCGCGGGCCGAATGAACCCATAGCCTTTTTTGCCAAGGCACACGAGGTTGATTATGACACCCTTGTTAAGGAGCTCAACGAGGCTATTGAAAAGGGCGGTGGTGAGCATGTTGAAATTCCAAAGCTTGAAGAAGACAAGATTTATGAAAAGTTTGTGAAAACGGCGATTGTTTTAACGCTTACCGTAGGTGTAACATTTGGCGCCATCATATTGAGTTACATCGCTATTAAATTAAATTTTAATTCAATTTATTATGCACTCATTCAGGCACATGGTCACGCGCAGCTTTTCGGCTGGGTGGGACTTTGCGTTATGGGCTTTGCCCTATATATTGTGCCGAGGGTAAAAAATGCCGAACTCAAACACAGGAATCTGGCAAATCTCTGTTACGGACTTATTATAACAGGTATTTCACTAAGGACTATATTACAACCCATACCGTTTCATGCCATCAGGTTCTTACTTCCCATATCCGCTATCTGTGAAATCATTTCGATATGTCTCTTTGCATTTATTATCTTTAGCACCATATTTTCCAGCAAAGAAAAGATCGGCATCTTTGATAAGTTTTTCAAGGCAGGAATAATCTGGTTTCTCATCTCCATGTTTATAAATTTTGGGATGATATGGTATATATATAAACACGCTATTTATGAAATTCCCAAGGCAGTTTTTAGTCCTTTTGTACATCTCTATCTCTTCGGTTTTGTATTTATGTTCATCTTTGCCATTAATATCAGGACGGTATTTGCCTTCCTCGATATCAAACCTGTCAGAGAAAAGGCTGTCAATTTGACCTTTTGGGTTATGAATATATCAGTCCCGATTTATTTTGTTACCCATATGTTTGCGAATAAGAGCATCGTTGCGCTTCGGCTTTCACAATTCATTGTATTTCCTATGGCCTTCGCTATTATCACATTCATCTACGGTCTTCGCATCTTTGAGCGGTCTACTAAGGAACTTCACGACGTGGTGATGGACAGGAGTTACGCCAAGACTATTCGCACTGCATATATCTGGCTTATCGTCACCACGGTTATTCTGCTCATAATCCCATTTCTGGGGCATGGTTCCGAATTACAACGAAGGTTTCACGGGTCACTGAATCATGCCGTTACCGTGGGCTTTATAACTATGATGATTATTGGCTATGCATCGAAAATGATCCCCACTTTTAAAGGGATTGACATGTATAGCTTAAAATTATCAAACATTACCTTTATCTTATTGAACACGGGTTGTTTTCTCAGGGTATTTTCACAGATATTGGTGGGTACGAGTGGCGGCAATCCCATATTTTATGCTACTATGGGAACTTCTGGATGGTTTGAACTGGCAGCATTGGGTGTCTTTGGTTATAACTTGTGGAAAACCATGAATACTACGCAGGAGACAAAGCCTTCGGTATCTAAGAAATTAACCGAGATCACAAAGGATACAAAGGTCTTTGATGTGGTAGACCAATACCCGGAAACGCTACAAATATTTCTCGACTTTGGGTTTAGCCAGATGGCGAATCCGGTGATGAGAAATACTATGGGTCGGGTTGCAAGTATAGAAATGGCGACCAAGATGCACAATGTGGATATAGACAAATTCCTTAGTGCTCTTAACGACAAAATTGCTTCAAAAAAATAA
- a CDS encoding REP-associated tyrosine transposase, whose protein sequence is MEYRRAWCAGGWYFFTVVTYKRQPILTVPENISRLRRAFHHVKQKRPFGIDGIVVLPDHVHCVWRLPEEDRDFATRWRLIKHFFSRACFSLEETQSHSRKGKQERTVWQRRYWEHLIRNEEDWRRHMDYIHYNPVRHKLVARPCDWPHSSFQKVVKQGLYEWDWGSSEPETIEEMDFE, encoded by the coding sequence ATGGAATATCGTAGGGCATGGTGCGCAGGAGGTTGGTATTTTTTTACGGTGGTTACGTATAAAAGACAACCGATTCTGACTGTACCGGAGAACATTTCTCGTCTCAGAAGGGCCTTTCATCATGTAAAACAAAAACGCCCATTTGGGATTGACGGAATTGTAGTATTGCCGGATCATGTGCATTGTGTTTGGCGATTACCCGAAGAAGATCGTGATTTTGCAACGAGGTGGCGATTAATCAAACATTTTTTTAGCCGGGCATGTTTTTCTTTGGAAGAAACGCAAAGCCACTCAAGAAAGGGTAAACAAGAACGTACCGTGTGGCAGAGACGATATTGGGAACACCTCATCCGTAATGAAGAAGATTGGCGGAGGCACATGGATTATATTCATTATAATCCCGTCAGGCATAAGCTGGTGGCAAGGCCATGCGATTGGCCACATAGTTCATTTCAAAAGGTGGTCAAACAAGGTTTGTATGAATGGGATTGGGGGAGCAGCGAACCTGAAACGATTGAAGAAATGGATTTTGAATGA